CATGTCAAACCGTTGAGTAAGCTCATCGAGCCGGGCTGGGCCAGGGCGCTGACCGACGTGGAGCCGGACGTGCACCGGATGGGCGATTTTCTGCGCTCTGAGCTGCGCGCGGGGCGGCGCTATCTGCCCGCCAGCCACAATATCCTGCGGGCCTTCACCATCCCCTTCGACTCGATCAAGGTGCTGATCGTCGGGCAGGACCCCTACCCCACCCCGGGTCATCCGGTCGGCCTGAGCTTCTGCGTGGCCCCGGATGTAAGGCCTGTACCCAAAAGTTTACAAAACATCTACAAGGAGATGAACACCGACCTCGGCCTGCCCATCCCCGAGAACGGCGACCTGACGCCATGGTGCAGGCAGGGCGTGATGCTCCTGAACAGATGCCTCACCGTGCAGGTCGGACGGCCCAACAGCCACCACGGCAAAGGTTGGGAGCAAGTGACCGACGCGGCCGTGCGGGCGCTCAACGCGCGAACCGACGAGAACGGCCGGCCCAAGCCGCTGGTCGCCATCCTCTGGGGACGCAACGCGCAGAGCCTCGAGCCGCTGCTCACCAACGCCTTCATCATCAAGTCGCCGCATCCCAGCCCGCTTTCGGCCTCCCGCGGCTTCTTCGGCTCCCGTCCTTTCTCCAGGACCAACGAGGCGCTGCAGCGGATGGGGGCCACCCCCGTGGATTGGGCTCTGAGCGGGGCTTCTTCGCCCGCGGCCACTACAATGCCTATGGCATAGCTAAAACAGACGCAACGGAAACATAACGACATAAAAACGCAGAACAGAGCCTTAGACATTGAAGACTCGATGAATTGTTGAGGGACAGGTCACATGGCAATATTTCCACCCCACCCGCAGATGCCGCAGCAGCGGACGAACAGCGTTCCCGCGCCGACGGCAGGCAACGCCGCGGTCAGCGCCAGCGCCAGGACCAAAAGGCTCGCGGACCGCATCAGGGCGCGCTTCGCGCAGACCCTCATCGGCCAGGACCAGCTGCGCGAGGCGCTCATCACCACGCTCGTGGCCGGCGGGCACATCTTGATCGAATCGGTGCCCGGTCTGGCCAAGACCACCGCCGCGCAGACGCTGGCAACCTCGGTCTCGGGCTCGTTCCGCAGGGTGCAGTGCACGCCTGACCTCATGCCCTCCGACCTGGTGGGCACGCAGGTCTTCGACTTCGCCAAGCAGCACTTCACCACCCAGATCGGGCCCATCCACGCCAACTTCGTGCTGCTCGACGAGATCAACCGCTCCAACGCCAAGACGCAGTCGGCCATGCTCGAGGCCATGTCCGAAGGCGCGACGACCATCGGCGGCCAGCGCATCAACCTGCCCAAGCCCTTCATGGTCATCGCCACCGAAAACCCCATCGAGGAGGAGGGCACGTTCACGCTGCCCGAGGCGCAGATGGACCGTTTCATGATGAAGTCGATCATGACCTACCCGAGCGTCGACGAGGAGCAGCGCATGCTCGCGCTCCTGGCCACCCGCGGCACCGACGTGGCCGACCCGGCGCTGATGAGCCAGGACGTGCTCTCGATCGCCGATGTGGAGTTCATGAGGGCCGAGGCGCGCCGCGTGCACGTCTCCAAGGCGATCATGGATTACGCCGTCGATCTGGTCTCCACCACCCGTGGTGCCGGCAGCCATCCGATCCAGGGCCTCGCCTCCCGCGTGCGGCTCGGGGCCAGTCCCCGCGCCTCCATCGCGCTCATCCGCATCGGGCAGGCGCAGGCGCTGCTCAACGGGCGCGACTACGTGGTGCCCGAGGACGTCAAGGCGTTCATCCACGAGGTGCTGCGCCACCGTATACTTCTCACGTTCGAGGCCCAGGCCGACGGGGTGAGCACCGACCAGATCATCGACTCCATCGTCCAGACGGTCCCGGTTCCATGAGTTCAGCCGCCCAGCCAGACCAACAGGCGGATTCCCTGCGGGGAGTCCAGCCGGATCCCGAGGAGAGCGCCGCGATTCGCAGGAAGATCGAGGCGTTGACCCCCAGGCTGAGCCTACCCACCGTCCGCAGGGCCTTGGGAGCCATGGAGGGCGAGCACCATTCGCGCCGCCCCAACGGCAGCGACGACCCGATGGAGACCCGGCCCTACACCCCGGAGGACGAGGCGAGGCTCATCGATTGGAAGATGAGCGCGCGAAGCGGCCGGCCGATGGTCACCGAACGCGAGCGCCTGGTGACCTCGCGCATCCATCTGTTCATCGACACCGGCCGTGAGATGACCGGCGTGTGCCCCTCCGGCGAGCGGGCGCTGGACGTGGCGGCCAACGGACTGTGCATGTTCGCCTCGCTGAGTGCCAAGCGCCATGACCAGATCACCCTTACTTTCGCCGACAGCGTAAGCATCACGCGCGTGCCGTTCAAGGGCGGGCTGGCGCAGTTCGAGCGCACCATCGACGACGGCCTGACCCATACCTCCAACGTCTCCCGCAACTTCGACGCGCTGCTGGACTACATCCCCACCATCGGCGACCGTGGCTCGCTGGTGGTCATCGCCACCGACGAGCACGCCCTGCGCGAGGAGCACCTGAAGAAGATCCGCAAGATCGCCATGGGCCATCCGCTCATCATGGTGGTCGTCTCCACGTTGAACCCCTTCCGCGACTATCCCTTCGGCGAGGTGACCGACGGGGATTCCGGCAGGCAGGTGCCGGCCTTCATGCGCGGCGGCGAGACGGCCGAGGAGGTGGACCGCCACCGCAGCTATATGGCAGCCCAGCTGGAGCAGGAGCTGCGGCGCAACAACGCCACCATGATCCGCTCGGCCTCGAGCCAGGGCATGTTCGACGAGTTCATCCATCTGCTCTCCACCACGCTCAAGCGCGCGCCGTTGACTCCCCTTGCGGGCAGCGTGTCGGTCGGGCTGACGGGGGTGGCGGCCTGATGGGAACGCTTTCGTCCATATCCATGCATATTCCGACATATCTATCCACGCGTATATCCATACGTATCGCCGCCGGCCAGCAGCAGCTCAAGCCGCAGAGCACCATCAGGATCCCCGGCGTGCTGGTGTTGGGGCTGGTGTTGAGCCTCATCATCGCCATCGCGCTGATCGTGCTGGTGGTCCTGCTCTCGCGGCCCCGCAAGGCGCAGGCACCCAAGCCCCGCGGAGCCCACACGGGCAGCAGCGAGCGCGGGGTGTGGCGCGCGCGTATCCAGAAGATCGTCGACGACCACGCGCAAGGCTCCATCACTCGCGACATCGCGCTGAACAAACTCGCTGAGGTGGCCCGCGATTTCGCCTCGGAGCAGACCGGCCGCGACCTGAGCTCACACACCCTCTCCGACATCGGCAGCGTGCCCGGCACCACGGCCGACGCCCACGGCATAGCCCTGCTGCGCCAGACCATCAACGCTCTCTACCCCCCGGAGTTCGCCGACGCGACCATCAACCCGGCCGCCCAGGAGACCAGCGTGGAGGAGGCCGGCGAATGGGTGTCGAACCTCGTTGAAAGGTGGCGTCGATGAATCTCGAATGGCATTGGCCCTGGGTGGGTCTCGTCGCCGCCGTGGCCTGCGCGGTCATCGTCGTTGCGCTGGTCGAGTTCTACGGACGCCGGCGGCGCAAGCAGACCCAGCTGCCCGTCTTCGACATGGACGAGGAGCTCAACACCGAGCAGACCAGCGCCCGGTTCCATCAATGGCGGCTGCTCAACCGTTTCGCCGTGGCCGCGTTGGCCATCGCGCTGGTGCTTTCGCTGGCGCTGGTGGCCAGGCCTTCGACCATCGACGAGGGCGACGAGCGGGCCAGCAACCGCGACATCGTGCTGTGCCTGGATGTATCCCCCTCGATGCTCTCCTACGACCATCAGGTGCTTGAGACCTACCAGCATCTGATCGACAACTTCAAGGGCGAGCGCATCGGCCTGAGCCTCTTCAACTCCACCTCGCGCACCCTCTTCCCCCTGACCGACGACTACAACCTGGCCTCCGGGCAGCTCAAGAAGGCCAGTGACATCCTCGGCAAGGTCTCCTCGCAAGACAAGATCGACAAGATGGACTCACGCATCTCGCAGGACTTCTCCGACCTGATCGAGGGCACGCAGAACCGCAAGGACATGACCTCGCTGATCGGCGACGGGCTGGTGAGCTGCGCGGCGATGCTGCCCGGCTTCACCTATGGCGAGGGCCAGAAGAAGCAGGGCGAGGCCAACCGGAAGTCCATCGTGCTGGCCACCGATAACGTCTCGGGCAAATCCACCTATACGCTCGGCTCGGCGCTCGACCTCACCAGCAAGGCGGGCATCACCGTCGACGGGCTTTACGCCGGGCCCAAAAGCGAGGAGAGCGAGCAGACCACCATCGACATGCAGCGTGACATCACCGCGCACGGCGGGGCCTACTCCTCGGTGCATTCCGGGCAGTCGGTCGACATGCTCGTGCGCAACATCGAGAAGCGCAAGAGCAAGGCCAACGAGCAGAACCGGCGCGCGGCCATGGTCGACGCCCCCGGCTGGTGGGCCTTGGCGCTGGCTATGGCGCTGGTGGCATGGCTCGCCCTGGCTTGGAGGCTGAGACGATGAACGAATGGAAACTCGCGCCGTCCCTGGGCTGGCCCGTCGGCATCGCCATCGCCGTGGTGATGCTCGCGTTTGCCATCGCCGTGGTCGTGCTTTATGTGCGCTGTCGCGCCGACAACTCCAGCGACGAGACCGTGTGGGCCTGTGTGCGCCGCTGCGCGATGTGCCTGATCGTGGCCGTGATGGCCCTGGCCCCCAGCACCATCAGCACGACCACCAGCCGGGCGATCAACGCCACCAACGTGGTGGTGGCCACCGACGTGACCGGCTCCATGGCCGTCAAGGATGCCACATATGGCTCCAAGGATCCCATGACCCGCCTCGACGCGGCCAAGCACGCGGTGGACGACCTGACCGTGGCCTACCCGAACTCCAGCTTCGCGGCTGTGCGCTTCGGGGCGAGCTCGACGGTGGATGTGCCGCTGACCCCCGACGTGGGCGCGATCCAGGGCTGGGCCAAAGCGCTCAATCCAGAGCCGACCTCGCTTTCGGCGGGCTCGAGTCTCGACGCGCCGATCGACCCGCTGCTCGTGGAGCTCAAGTCGATTCGTCAGGCGCATCCGCAAGACAAGATCGTGCTCTATATCATCACCGACGGCGAGCAGACCTCCACCAAGGTGCGCCGCTCCTACTCCCCCCTGCGCCAATACCTGGACGACGCCTTCACCCTCGGGGTGGGCTCCACCAACGGCGGCAACATCCCCAACATCAAGGCCGGCGACTCGGACTCGCCCAACACCATCCAGGACGGCGACTGGGTGAAGGACCCGGAGACCGGCCAGCCCGGCGTCTCGAAGATGGACACGAAGAACCTCGCCAACATCGCCGACGAGATGAGCGGCAAGTCGATCCTTCTCGACGCCAGCCATACCATGAGCAAGAAGACCGTGGCGCAGGCCTCCAAGAAGTGGCGGGTGACGCAGGTGCCGAAGCGGCATGAGCGCGTCACGGCCGTCATCTGGCCGCTGGCGATCGCGCTGGCGCTGCTGCTCGCCATCGAGCTGGGCGCGTGGATCTCCACGTCAAGGAGGCTCCTATGACGGTATTCAAAGGCAGGAAAACCGGCGGAGGCCGGCAGGGCCCGGGCGCGGCGAAGCCTGATTCGAAATCGAAGGGCGCGACGCGGCGCAAGGCCGTGGCGCCGTTGCCCGTGCGCGTCACCATCGCCGTGGTGGCGGTGTTGCTGCTGGCCGTGGCCGGGTTCATGGGCGCCAACATCTCGGCGATCAACACTTACAACCAGGCCACCAACTCGCTCAACCAAGCCATCTCGGCCTACAACAACCCTGACAGCGACCTGCAGGGCCTCAAGACCCAGCAGGAGCAGATCGACCAGGAGTTCCAGAGCGCCAGCGCCCTCGACCCGCTGCTGCTCCCCTCGGTCAAATCGTCCATCCAGGCCAACAGGGACGTCTCGCAGAAACTGACACAGAAGACGACCAAGAAGCTGGCCAAGCAGGAGGGCAAGGCCAACGCCAATGGCACGGGGCGCACCGGCCACTCCTCCAACGAGGCACCGGGCCTGAGCGACGAGCAGCGCAAGCAGATCGAGGAGACCCTCAAGGCCAACCAGCCGGCCTCCGGCTCGCAGAACAACAACAGCAGCTCGGGCACCAAGGACGACAGTAACAAGGCCAAGCCCTGGTGATTTGAGGCCGTGAGGCCGGGGCTGGCGAAACAAACCGGGAACGTTTGATAATGACGTTCCCGTTTTCTATTGATGGGGCCTCCCTTGCGTTTGTGACGCAAAACGCCGGATTACCGTCACAAACGCAACCCCTCATCCGTCACGGTTGCAATCGTGACGCAAAACGCCAAGTTCCCGTCACAAACGCAACCTCACGAATCATCCTTACTGCAAATGTGACGCAAAACCTCGGATTTGCGTCACAAACGCAACCCTCTACTCGCACCCTTGCAAACGTGACGGAGAACAGCAGGCTACCGTCACAAACGCAACCCCTCATCCGTCACAGTTGCAAACGTGACGCAAAACGCCAAGCTACCGTCACAAACGCAACCTTCCACACGCAACCCATCACAAATGTGACGCAAAACGTGAGCTTTCCGTCACAAACGCAACCTCATGAATCATCCTTGCTGTAAACGTGACGCAAAGCGCCAAGTTCCCGTCACAAACGCAACTCTTCATCCGTCACGGTTGCAAACGTGACACAAGACCCGACGTTTCTGTCAAAAACGCAACCTCATGAATCATCCTTACTGCGTTTGCGACGCAAAATGTCGGATTTGCGTCACAAACGCAATCTCTCTCACCTTAACCGGATGGATTGCAGATAACTCATTGTGGATAACTTTGACTGCTATACGGCGACACGCCTCAAATGTGGATAACCCCAACCGTTCGACCACAGTACCCGAAATTCTCTCGCTTTCGAGCGCAAATCGTGCACAATGGGGCCATGAACCTAACACAGAACCAGAATTCGTATCCGTTCCCCAATACGCCGAACGACCTCTATACCAACGAGGGCTGCGGCTGCCACCGCGCCGTGCATGAGGGCAAGACGCTCGTCGCCACGCTCGACCGCACCACCGCCGGCCTCGTCTCCTCGATTTCCAGCGCGATTGGAGCCTCGAAGGCGCTGGACTGGCAGGGCAACGCCGCCACGCTCTTCCAGCAGCGCATGGCCGAGCTGCTCACACGCGCCACGGCGCTGCGTGACGAGTGCCGCGCCACCGACCGTCTCGCCCAGCAGGCGGGTGCGTGATGGGCTGGAAGGTACAGGCGAAGATAAGCGGCGGCCACCAGCTGAGCGTCGCCGACCGGGCGCAATACGAGCGTGTGGCGAAGACGCTGACGGACACGGCGGGCTATCTCGACGGCACCTCGCGGGCCTGGCTCGACGCCACCCAGCAGCTGCAACGCGAACGGTTGGGCACCCCCACCTGCCCAACCCTCTCCAGCGGCAACCCCGCGGCCGCAGGCCACGGGCACACCACCATGCCCTTCGACAGGCTGCAACGGCGCTGCCAAAGCCATTCCGAGGGATGTACCGACCTGCGGCTCGTGATCGACGAGATGGCCGACCTGCTCATCCGCGCCTACAGCCTCTACGACGACGCCGAGCGCAAGACCAGCCGGGCCATCACGGAGGCCACGCAACTGGGCTCGCGGATCAGCCCCAAATACACCGCGGCGGCGCTCACCGGCGGCATCATCGGCGGGGCGATCGGCGGCAGCATCACCTCCGGCAAACCCAATGCCTACGGGGCGCTGACGGCCACCGAGAAGTTCCAGCAGGGGCTGATGAGCGGGCTGGGCTCCAAGGTGGCCAAGGTGAACCTGGTCGACGGCGTCAGGCAGACCGACGAGCTCAACAAAGGCGCCTCCAAGGTGGCCAAGGTCAGCGGCATGGTCAAGGATCTGGTGCAGGGCAACGAGCTCGAGGTCAGGCAGGTCAAGGCCAACACCGAGGTGGTGGGCGAATCGCACGACGTGGCCGAAGCCATGGAGAACCTGAGGCGGCTGGCCGAGGAGCGGCTGGGCAAGATCCAGCTCAACAGCGGGCTGAGCTACGGCACCATCGCGATCCAGAAATACCGGCGCTCCGACGGCAGCGTGGCATGGCTGGTCACCATCCCCGGCACCGACGGCAAAGGCGATTCGCCGTTCGGTTGGGAGCAGAACGCCGAGCTGATGAGCAGTGACCCCAAGCAGCGCATGAAAGCCGACAGCGCCCGCATGGTGGTGGAGGCGATGCGCAAGGCCGGCATCAAGAAGACCGACCCCGTGGTGCTCATCGGCCATTCGCAGGGCGGCATCGTGGCGGGCGCGATCGCCGCCGACAAGGGCGACGAGTTCAACATCCAGCACATCGTCACCGCCGGCTCCCCCATCGCCAACCATCCCATCCCTTCGAAGACCTGGGTGACCAGCATCGAGATGGACGACGAGCTGGTGGCGGCGCTCGACGGCGCCGACAACGCCCCGAAACTCAACTGGCTGACCATCCACGGCACCGCCGAGCGCGAGGGCGAGAACCCGAACGCGAAGGTGATGCCCGACGGCTCGTGCATTCCCGGCAAGAACTTCGGGCTGCTCAATCCCTACGCGGGCGCCAATGTGAAAGACACCACCGACGACGCCGAGATCACCCACTGGCTCAAATACCATCAGGCGGCCTACCAGAACGCCACCGACCTGGGCTCGCCGGCGGTGCGCACCCACGAGAAGCACTTCGACGACATCCTCGACGGCGACCTGGAATCGACCACCTACTGGCAGGGGCGCATGCACCACTAAGGCGATTGCCGGGGCACGATCAACACCATGCATCTATCCACGCCTCAGCGATGCAGCCGCGCACAAACCCACCCACCACAAAAAAGCAACTTGGGAGACTTTGAAAACCAACTGAAAGGAAGTACGACATGACCACTGATTCCCTACTCGCCAACCGCCCGAATCCGCCATAAACCGGGGCTCACGACTCGTCGAAACGGCTGACGGACACGGGTCGGGCGCGGCTCGACACGGTTCACGGTTGGCAGTAGGCTAACCAATATGCAGCTGACTCAGATTTCACCGGCAATCGCTCTCACCTCGTTGGACGGACGCTACCATGCGCAGACCGCCCCGCTCGTGGAATATCTGAGCGAGCCCGCGTTGAACCGCGAGCGCATCACCGTCGAGGTGGAGTGGCTGATCATGCTCACCAATGGCTACGAGGGCAACGGCAACCAGCCCCTCGTGCCCGGCGCCAAGCCCCTGAGTCAGACAGAACGCGACTACCTGCGCGCCATCCCCGGCGATTTCGGCAAGGACGGCATCGCTCGTCACGCCGCATACGAGGCCAAGACGCACCACGACGTGAAGGCCGTGGAATACTACATCGACGACGAGCTCGACCGCGCCAAGAGCGTGCTCGGCCCGGAAACGGAGCTGGCCGGGCTCAAGACCCTGGTCCACTTCGCCTGCACCTCGGAGGACGTCAACAACCTCTCGATCAGCCGCTGCGTGAAGGCCGCCATCGAAAAGGTGTGGCTGCCCAAGGCCCGCGAGCTCACCGATTTCCTGGCGGGCAAGGCCGAGGAGTTCCGCGACCTGCCGATGCTGGCGCTCACGCACGGCCAGCCGGCCACGCCCACCACGCTGGGCAAGGAGCTCGCCGTCTTCGCGCACCGCCTCAACCGGCAGCTGGGGCATATCGCCTCACAGGAGTACCTGGGCAAGATCAACGGCGCCACCGGCACCTTCGGCGCGCACATGGTGGCCTGCCCCGACGTGGATTGGCTCGCCGTCTCGCGCAAGTTCGTCACCAACCGCATGGGCCTGACCTGGAACCCGCTGACCACGCAGATCGAAAGCCACGACTGGCAGGCCGAGCTCTACGGCGCGGTGAGCCACACCAACCGCATCCTGCACAACCTCGCGGTGGACGTGTGGATGTACATCTCGCGCGGTGTGTTCGCCCAGGTGCCCGTCAAGGGCGCCACCGGCTCGTCGACGATGCCCCACAAGGTCAATCCGATTCGTTTCGAGAACGCCGAGGCCAACCTGGAGCTCTCCTGCGCTCTGCTCGACGCCCTGTCGTCCACGCTGGTGGAGAGCCGCTGGCAGCGCGACCTCACCGATTCGACCACGCAGCGCAACATCGGCGCGGCGCTTGGCTACTCCCTGCTCGCCCTCGACAACCTGCTGGGCGGCCTCAAGTCGATCCATCCGAACCAGCAGGCGATGGCCGACGAGCTGGAGACCAACTGGGAGGTGCTCGGCGAGCCCATCCAGACGGCGATGCGCGCCCAGGAGCTGGCCGGACGAGAGGGCATGGAACGGCCCTACGAGAAGGTCAAGGAGCTCATGCGCGGCAAGAGCATCAGCAAGGCCGACATCGAGACGTTCATCGACTCGCTGGACTTCGACGAGGCCACGGCGGCGAGGCTCAAGGCCCTCACCCCCTCGACCTACACCGGGCTGGCGGCCCGATTGGTGGATTTTGACAAGCGATGACGGAGGAACACAAGGAGCCGGAGGCGCCAACGCCGCTTGGCGATGACGGCGTCGAGACGGAGGCGAACAAGGCACAGGAGCCCGGGACCACGGGGACCAGTGCCGTTGATTCGGTGAACCCTGACGTAATCCCTGATGGTTCAGCGACACCCAGCAGTCCTGCGACCTCTGACGATTCGGCAATGCTCGACGCCTCGTCGATTCCGGAGAATCAGACGGCTTCGGATAGTTCAGCGACTTCCGATGGTTCTGCGATTGTCTCTGAATCTGAGGATTCCGATAATCCCAATAATTCCAACGGTTCCAATGATTCTGACGATTCCACGGAAACAACCAGCGAGGCCATCGGCGAAACGACCGTAGTAGCAACGTCCACCACCCCGCAAACGGCGACTGACACGGCTCAGGCAACAGCCACAAACGCAACCCCCTCGCCCACCATCGAGGACGTGCCCCCGGAACGCACCCACAACTTCAACGACCTGCTCCACGCGGCCGGCGCACTGCTGCTGGCCA
This Bifidobacterium sp. ESL0790 DNA region includes the following protein-coding sequences:
- a CDS encoding DUF58 domain-containing protein, yielding MSSAAQPDQQADSLRGVQPDPEESAAIRRKIEALTPRLSLPTVRRALGAMEGEHHSRRPNGSDDPMETRPYTPEDEARLIDWKMSARSGRPMVTERERLVTSRIHLFIDTGREMTGVCPSGERALDVAANGLCMFASLSAKRHDQITLTFADSVSITRVPFKGGLAQFERTIDDGLTHTSNVSRNFDALLDYIPTIGDRGSLVVIATDEHALREEHLKKIRKIAMGHPLIMVVVSTLNPFRDYPFGEVTDGDSGRQVPAFMRGGETAEEVDRHRSYMAAQLEQELRRNNATMIRSASSQGMFDEFIHLLSTTLKRAPLTPLAGSVSVGLTGVAA
- a CDS encoding DUF6466 family protein, encoding MTVFKGRKTGGGRQGPGAAKPDSKSKGATRRKAVAPLPVRVTIAVVAVLLLAVAGFMGANISAINTYNQATNSLNQAISAYNNPDSDLQGLKTQQEQIDQEFQSASALDPLLLPSVKSSIQANRDVSQKLTQKTTKKLAKQEGKANANGTGRTGHSSNEAPGLSDEQRKQIEETLKANQPASGSQNNNSSSGTKDDSNKAKPW
- a CDS encoding vWA domain-containing protein; this encodes MNEWKLAPSLGWPVGIAIAVVMLAFAIAVVVLYVRCRADNSSDETVWACVRRCAMCLIVAVMALAPSTISTTTSRAINATNVVVATDVTGSMAVKDATYGSKDPMTRLDAAKHAVDDLTVAYPNSSFAAVRFGASSTVDVPLTPDVGAIQGWAKALNPEPTSLSAGSSLDAPIDPLLVELKSIRQAHPQDKIVLYIITDGEQTSTKVRRSYSPLRQYLDDAFTLGVGSTNGGNIPNIKAGDSDSPNTIQDGDWVKDPETGQPGVSKMDTKNLANIADEMSGKSILLDASHTMSKKTVAQASKKWRVTQVPKRHERVTAVIWPLAIALALLLAIELGAWISTSRRLL
- a CDS encoding MoxR family ATPase, which produces MAIFPPHPQMPQQRTNSVPAPTAGNAAVSASARTKRLADRIRARFAQTLIGQDQLREALITTLVAGGHILIESVPGLAKTTAAQTLATSVSGSFRRVQCTPDLMPSDLVGTQVFDFAKQHFTTQIGPIHANFVLLDEINRSNAKTQSAMLEAMSEGATTIGGQRINLPKPFMVIATENPIEEEGTFTLPEAQMDRFMMKSIMTYPSVDEEQRMLALLATRGTDVADPALMSQDVLSIADVEFMRAEARRVHVSKAIMDYAVDLVSTTRGAGSHPIQGLASRVRLGASPRASIALIRIGQAQALLNGRDYVVPEDVKAFIHEVLRHRILLTFEAQADGVSTDQIIDSIVQTVPVP
- a CDS encoding alpha/beta hydrolase — protein: MGWKVQAKISGGHQLSVADRAQYERVAKTLTDTAGYLDGTSRAWLDATQQLQRERLGTPTCPTLSSGNPAAAGHGHTTMPFDRLQRRCQSHSEGCTDLRLVIDEMADLLIRAYSLYDDAERKTSRAITEATQLGSRISPKYTAAALTGGIIGGAIGGSITSGKPNAYGALTATEKFQQGLMSGLGSKVAKVNLVDGVRQTDELNKGASKVAKVSGMVKDLVQGNELEVRQVKANTEVVGESHDVAEAMENLRRLAEERLGKIQLNSGLSYGTIAIQKYRRSDGSVAWLVTIPGTDGKGDSPFGWEQNAELMSSDPKQRMKADSARMVVEAMRKAGIKKTDPVVLIGHSQGGIVAGAIAADKGDEFNIQHIVTAGSPIANHPIPSKTWVTSIEMDDELVAALDGADNAPKLNWLTIHGTAEREGENPNAKVMPDGSCIPGKNFGLLNPYAGANVKDTTDDAEITHWLKYHQAAYQNATDLGSPAVRTHEKHFDDILDGDLESTTYWQGRMHH
- the purB gene encoding adenylosuccinate lyase; its protein translation is MQLTQISPAIALTSLDGRYHAQTAPLVEYLSEPALNRERITVEVEWLIMLTNGYEGNGNQPLVPGAKPLSQTERDYLRAIPGDFGKDGIARHAAYEAKTHHDVKAVEYYIDDELDRAKSVLGPETELAGLKTLVHFACTSEDVNNLSISRCVKAAIEKVWLPKARELTDFLAGKAEEFRDLPMLALTHGQPATPTTLGKELAVFAHRLNRQLGHIASQEYLGKINGATGTFGAHMVACPDVDWLAVSRKFVTNRMGLTWNPLTTQIESHDWQAELYGAVSHTNRILHNLAVDVWMYISRGVFAQVPVKGATGSSTMPHKVNPIRFENAEANLELSCALLDALSSTLVESRWQRDLTDSTTQRNIGAALGYSLLALDNLLGGLKSIHPNQQAMADELETNWEVLGEPIQTAMRAQELAGREGMERPYEKVKELMRGKSISKADIETFIDSLDFDEATAARLKALTPSTYTGLAARLVDFDKR
- a CDS encoding VWA domain-containing protein, encoding MNLEWHWPWVGLVAAVACAVIVVALVEFYGRRRRKQTQLPVFDMDEELNTEQTSARFHQWRLLNRFAVAALAIALVLSLALVARPSTIDEGDERASNRDIVLCLDVSPSMLSYDHQVLETYQHLIDNFKGERIGLSLFNSTSRTLFPLTDDYNLASGQLKKASDILGKVSSQDKIDKMDSRISQDFSDLIEGTQNRKDMTSLIGDGLVSCAAMLPGFTYGEGQKKQGEANRKSIVLATDNVSGKSTYTLGSALDLTSKAGITVDGLYAGPKSEESEQTTIDMQRDITAHGGAYSSVHSGQSVDMLVRNIEKRKSKANEQNRRAAMVDAPGWWALALAMALVAWLALAWRLRR
- a CDS encoding uracil-DNA glycosylase gives rise to the protein MNETHVKPLSKLIEPGWARALTDVEPDVHRMGDFLRSELRAGRRYLPASHNILRAFTIPFDSIKVLIVGQDPYPTPGHPVGLSFCVAPDVRPVPKSLQNIYKEMNTDLGLPIPENGDLTPWCRQGVMLLNRCLTVQVGRPNSHHGKGWEQVTDAAVRALNARTDENGRPKPLVAILWGRNAQSLEPLLTNAFIIKSPHPSPLSASRGFFGSRPFSRTNEALQRMGATPVDWALSGASSPAATTMPMA